From Gemmatimonadaceae bacterium, a single genomic window includes:
- a CDS encoding ABC transporter permease encodes MDGILRDLRHGARAYTRRPAFTTIVVATIALGVGANAAIFSVVSGILLRPLPYPHAEQVFSFGHEAPEWLTSEPDYLDYRREMTSVSGLSAYTRSEATLTNGDNPQRVRLVRASEGFFRVLGIPAMLGRTFEADEHVPRPAQVAVLSNGLWRRSFGADPSVIGRTIRVDGVSRVIVGVMPGRFDYPEARTDVWMPLPNFNPDSLADRSNYDLFMVGRLKPGVTLGHAAAEAAAIAHRIMRDNPQNFDPSRPLVPHLSAVSDDLVGKTRPYLFALLGAVSFVLMIACANVVNLLLVRGEGRQKEMALRSAIGASRARLTRQLLAESSLVALGGAALGLALAWAGGRGLRALAPSTIPRLDAIAIDWRVVAFTGVVACVTALVTGVLPALRASRVPAGEVLKDAGRVVGAHAGGRSVRRVLVMAEVALAVVAVGGAGMLLRSLWNLQSHRLGFDPHNVLTAGVSILRTDYDDAHAAVFFDELVKRIRVLPGVRDVGAVGWLPVVDAGGLWGYRAEGTDYSTTRWPDAVPQQITPGALAAMGIPVLAGRSFTDADRPGSLLVAIVSRGFADATWPAQDPLGKRFRLGGDSPDMTVVGVAGDFRSRGFDDAPEATMFFPYAQSGISAYAQPRQMKLVIRVDHDPGAKAAAVRAILHSLDAGAPLSEVRTLDEVVATSVSSRRFTTALLAGFAVLALVLAGVGTYGVVSYGVEQRGFEIGVRKALGAGDQAVMLLVMAEAMRVAVVGIAIGLIATAGVGRAIRSMLVDVPAIDPITLAGTAALLVIVAAAAAMLPAKRALDVSAADAMKA; translated from the coding sequence ATGGACGGGATTCTTCGCGATCTGCGGCACGGCGCGCGCGCATACACGCGCCGACCGGCGTTCACGACCATCGTCGTCGCCACCATTGCGCTCGGTGTCGGAGCGAACGCTGCGATCTTCAGCGTGGTGAGCGGGATACTGCTGCGGCCGCTTCCCTACCCCCACGCCGAGCAGGTTTTCTCGTTTGGTCACGAGGCGCCGGAGTGGCTCACGTCGGAACCCGACTATCTCGACTATCGGCGCGAGATGACGTCCGTCTCGGGCCTCTCGGCGTACACGCGCAGCGAAGCGACGCTGACCAACGGAGACAATCCGCAGCGCGTCCGCCTGGTACGTGCCAGCGAAGGCTTCTTCCGCGTGTTAGGCATCCCTGCGATGCTCGGCCGGACCTTCGAGGCCGACGAGCACGTGCCGCGTCCGGCCCAGGTTGCGGTGTTGAGCAACGGGCTCTGGCGGCGGAGCTTCGGCGCCGATCCCTCCGTGATCGGGCGGACGATTCGCGTGGACGGCGTGTCCCGCGTGATCGTGGGCGTGATGCCGGGGCGGTTCGACTATCCCGAAGCGCGCACCGACGTGTGGATGCCGTTGCCTAACTTCAACCCCGACAGCCTGGCCGATCGCAGCAACTACGATCTCTTCATGGTCGGGCGGCTCAAGCCTGGAGTCACGCTGGGGCACGCGGCGGCGGAGGCGGCCGCGATCGCCCACCGGATCATGCGCGACAACCCCCAGAACTTCGATCCGTCGCGTCCACTGGTGCCGCACCTCTCGGCGGTGTCCGACGATCTCGTCGGCAAGACGCGACCGTACCTGTTCGCGCTGCTCGGCGCGGTGAGCTTCGTGCTCATGATCGCGTGCGCCAATGTCGTGAATCTGCTGCTCGTGCGCGGCGAAGGTCGGCAGAAGGAGATGGCGCTGCGGAGCGCGATCGGCGCCTCGCGGGCGCGTCTCACGCGGCAACTCCTGGCCGAGAGCAGCCTGGTGGCGCTGGGCGGTGCTGCGTTAGGCCTGGCCCTCGCGTGGGCCGGCGGACGCGGGCTGCGTGCGCTCGCTCCATCGACCATCCCGCGCCTCGACGCGATCGCCATCGACTGGAGGGTGGTGGCGTTCACGGGCGTCGTCGCGTGCGTCACGGCGCTGGTCACCGGCGTGCTGCCGGCGCTGCGCGCGTCCCGCGTGCCGGCCGGCGAGGTGCTCAAGGATGCGGGCCGCGTGGTCGGAGCGCACGCCGGCGGACGTTCAGTTAGGCGTGTGCTGGTGATGGCCGAGGTCGCGTTGGCGGTGGTGGCCGTGGGCGGCGCCGGGATGCTCTTGCGCAGTTTGTGGAACCTCCAGTCGCACCGGCTCGGCTTCGACCCGCACAACGTTCTCACCGCCGGCGTCTCGATTTTGCGCACCGACTATGACGACGCGCACGCGGCAGTGTTCTTCGACGAGTTGGTGAAGCGCATCCGGGTGCTGCCTGGTGTCCGCGACGTCGGCGCCGTCGGGTGGCTGCCCGTGGTAGATGCCGGTGGCCTCTGGGGCTATCGTGCCGAAGGCACGGACTACAGCACCACGCGCTGGCCCGATGCCGTGCCGCAGCAGATCACGCCGGGCGCGCTCGCGGCGATGGGCATTCCCGTGCTCGCGGGACGCTCGTTCACCGACGCCGACCGGCCGGGTTCGCTGCTGGTCGCAATCGTGAGCCGCGGTTTCGCCGACGCCACCTGGCCGGCACAGGATCCGTTAGGCAAACGCTTCCGCCTCGGCGGCGACTCGCCGGACATGACCGTGGTTGGCGTGGCAGGCGACTTCCGCTCTCGCGGCTTCGACGACGCGCCGGAAGCGACGATGTTCTTTCCCTATGCGCAGAGCGGCATCAGCGCCTATGCACAGCCCCGCCAGATGAAGCTGGTCATACGCGTCGACCACGACCCCGGCGCCAAGGCCGCAGCGGTTCGGGCGATTCTCCATTCGCTCGACGCGGGCGCGCCGCTCTCCGAGGTGCGGACGCTCGACGAGGTGGTCGCGACCTCCGTGTCGAGCCGGCGATTCACGACCGCGCTTCTGGCCGGGTTCGCGGTGCTTGCGTTAGTACTCGCCGGCGTCGGGACGTACGGCGTCGTCTCCTACGGCGTCGAGCAGCGCGGTTTCGAGATCGGCGTGAGGAAGGCGCTCGGCGCGGGCGACCAGGCGGTGATGCTGCTGGTCATGGCGGAAGCGATGCGCGTGGCCGTCGTCGGGATCGCCATCGGGCTCATCGCAACGGCCGGCGTTGGGCGCGCCATTCGGTCGATGCTCGTCGACGTGCCCGCGATCGATCCGATCACGCTCGCCGGCACGGCGGCGCTGCTGGTGATCGTGGCGGCGGCCGCCGCGATGCTGCCGGCCAAGCGAGCGCTCGACGTCAGCGCCGCGGACGCGATGAAAGCCTGA
- the accD gene encoding acetyl-CoA carboxylase, carboxyltransferase subunit beta, with the protein MVWFRKERKPRQPRREKLEIPADAWEKCEACGHTDLREKFVRNLNVCPQCDYHRSVRASDYVNILMDDGSWEELDVDLRSVDPLAFPDYPARLKKALAKAGDGDAIVTVGGTLGEMPINLGVLDFAFMGGSMGSVVGEKIARLGQRSLERKYPLVLVSASGGARMQEGILSLVQMAKTSALLAQLAERRIPYVSILTNPTMGGVSASFAMLGDAIIAEPGAVIGFAGPRVIKQTIGQDLPEGFQTAEFLLDHGMLDVVSHRRDLKSTVGQLLRHMSGQPAAAGWTSA; encoded by the coding sequence ATGGTCTGGTTCAGAAAGGAGCGCAAACCCCGGCAGCCGCGGCGGGAAAAGCTCGAAATCCCGGCAGATGCCTGGGAAAAGTGCGAAGCATGCGGTCACACCGACTTGCGGGAGAAGTTCGTCCGCAATCTCAACGTGTGCCCGCAATGCGACTACCACCGGAGTGTCCGCGCCAGCGACTACGTGAACATCCTCATGGATGACGGGTCCTGGGAGGAATTGGACGTCGACTTGAGGTCGGTGGACCCGTTGGCGTTCCCGGACTATCCGGCGCGTCTCAAGAAGGCCCTGGCCAAGGCCGGCGATGGCGACGCAATCGTCACTGTGGGCGGCACCCTGGGCGAGATGCCGATCAACTTGGGGGTGCTCGACTTCGCGTTCATGGGCGGATCCATGGGATCCGTGGTCGGCGAAAAAATCGCGCGGCTCGGGCAGCGCTCGCTCGAGCGCAAGTATCCGCTCGTGCTCGTGTCCGCTTCGGGCGGCGCGCGCATGCAGGAAGGCATCCTGTCGCTCGTGCAGATGGCCAAGACGTCGGCGCTCCTCGCCCAGCTCGCCGAGCGTCGCATTCCATACGTCTCGATTCTCACCAATCCGACCATGGGCGGCGTGAGCGCCAGTTTTGCGATGTTGGGCGACGCGATCATCGCCGAGCCAGGTGCGGTGATCGGGTTCGCCGGTCCGCGCGTGATCAAGCAGACCATCGGTCAGGATCTGCCCGAGGGATTCCAGACCGCCGAGTTCCTGCTCGATCATGGAATGCTCGACGTCGTGTCGCATCGGCGCGATCTCAAGAGCACGGTCGGGCAGTTGTTGCGCCACATGAGCGGTCAGCCGGCGGCGGCAGGGTGGACATCGGCCTGA
- a CDS encoding folylpolyglutamate synthase/dihydrofolate synthase family protein translates to MDIGLTTPATYHEALATLFARVSGGWKLGLDTTRALLASLGNPHDGLRVLHVAGTNGKGSVVSTLDALLRAEGLRVGRYTSPHLVDFRERIVVNGVPIGEDAVVDFIARWTPEVERLGATFFEATTCMAFEHFARANVDVAVLEVGLGGRLDATNVVTPDAAGITSIGLDHQQYLGDTTEAIAIEKAGIFKPGVPAVIGEADPAIRAQLAALARAAGATRALVIHDEWTLDAIDVDAGGTSFTLGAHGTERRLRTPLVGRYQASNTATAIAMLELAGGRYADAAARAEMTLANVAIPGRFQWCGGVIFDVAHNPAGTTVLCDTLATLTPPRPLVCLLTVLRDKDWRSMMATLASHVDRFVLTAPPSVPSDRAWVLSDAVDFAHAHGWSAVADADFDRALDVARAGAATTLVTGSFHTVGDAMARLQVSPFAG, encoded by the coding sequence GTGGACATCGGCCTGACGACCCCCGCGACGTATCACGAGGCGCTCGCCACACTCTTTGCCCGCGTCAGCGGCGGGTGGAAACTCGGCCTCGACACGACACGCGCGCTCCTCGCTTCTTTAGGCAACCCGCACGACGGGCTGCGCGTGCTGCACGTCGCCGGCACCAACGGCAAAGGCAGTGTGGTGTCCACGCTGGACGCGCTGCTCCGCGCCGAAGGCCTTCGCGTCGGACGATACACGTCGCCGCATCTGGTGGATTTTCGCGAGCGTATCGTCGTGAACGGCGTGCCGATCGGTGAAGATGCCGTGGTCGATTTCATCGCGCGTTGGACGCCCGAAGTCGAGCGGTTGGGCGCGACATTCTTCGAGGCGACGACGTGTATGGCGTTCGAGCACTTCGCGCGTGCGAACGTCGATGTCGCCGTGCTCGAGGTGGGACTCGGCGGCCGGCTGGATGCGACTAACGTCGTAACGCCCGACGCCGCCGGCATCACGTCGATAGGGCTCGACCATCAGCAGTATCTGGGCGACACGACCGAAGCCATCGCCATCGAGAAGGCCGGCATCTTCAAGCCCGGCGTGCCGGCGGTGATCGGCGAGGCGGATCCGGCGATTCGCGCGCAGCTCGCGGCGCTCGCACGCGCCGCAGGCGCAACGCGCGCGTTGGTGATCCACGATGAGTGGACGCTCGATGCGATCGATGTCGATGCCGGCGGCACGTCGTTCACGCTCGGCGCGCACGGAACAGAGCGCCGCTTGCGCACGCCGCTCGTTGGGCGATACCAGGCATCGAATACGGCCACCGCGATCGCAATGCTCGAGTTGGCGGGAGGACGCTACGCCGATGCTGCCGCGCGCGCGGAAATGACGCTTGCCAACGTCGCCATTCCCGGGCGGTTTCAGTGGTGCGGCGGCGTGATCTTCGATGTCGCGCACAATCCGGCCGGGACAACGGTGCTGTGCGACACGCTGGCGACGCTCACGCCGCCGCGCCCGCTCGTGTGTCTTCTCACCGTGCTGCGCGACAAAGACTGGCGCAGCATGATGGCCACGCTCGCTTCGCACGTCGATCGGTTCGTGCTCACCGCGCCGCCGAGCGTTCCGTCAGACCGCGCGTGGGTGTTGTCGGACGCTGTCGACTTCGCGCATGCCCATGGGTGGTCGGCTGTCGCAGACGCGGATTTCGATCGTGCGCTGGACGTCGCGCGCGCCGGCGCGGCGACGACGCTCGTCACCGGTTCATTCCATACGGTGGGCGATGCAATGGCGCGCTTGCAGGTGTCTCCGTTCGCCGGATAA
- the hisS gene encoding histidine--tRNA ligase: MVSGALPGFRDFYPAELAERTHIFATWREVAHRFGFVEYDGPPLEPLELYTKKSGDEIVGQLYNFVDKGDRAIALRPEMTPTLARMVAARANALRKPVRWFSIPQLFRYERAQRGRLREHFQLNMDIVGESDVTGDAELLAAAIEIMRLLGLGPDDVRARVSDRRILHGYLLAKDVPDVAMPGVLAVLDKFDRQPQEVSEAKLGALGLDKRAVSTVMEIPRHHSLTSIKALAVPENERAVAEFFRYAEYLEALGCSEYFQPDLSVVRGLAYYTGIVFELFDAKGELRAICGGGRYDNLLKQSGGPDLPALGFGMGDVVLGELLRARTLMPAQAAGLDVWVAFGESAGVSDAMRVSSRLRARGLSVEYALGGQQLSRQLKAAAAAGAREAVILGAPDVAPDEATVRRLDDGHERRVRLDEWIDEAGPAAAARSTTHS, translated from the coding sequence ATGGTCTCAGGTGCACTGCCCGGATTCCGCGACTTCTATCCCGCCGAGCTCGCGGAACGCACGCACATTTTTGCGACGTGGCGTGAGGTAGCGCACCGGTTCGGGTTCGTCGAATATGACGGGCCGCCGCTCGAACCGCTCGAGTTGTACACGAAGAAGAGCGGCGACGAGATCGTGGGCCAGTTGTACAACTTTGTCGACAAAGGTGATCGTGCGATCGCGCTGCGACCGGAGATGACGCCGACGCTGGCGCGGATGGTGGCCGCGCGGGCGAACGCGCTCCGCAAGCCGGTGCGCTGGTTTTCGATTCCGCAGCTGTTTCGGTACGAGCGTGCGCAGCGCGGGCGGTTGCGCGAGCACTTTCAGTTGAACATGGACATCGTTGGCGAGTCGGATGTCACGGGCGACGCCGAGCTGCTCGCGGCCGCCATCGAGATCATGCGGCTGTTGGGCCTGGGGCCCGACGACGTGCGTGCACGGGTGAGCGATCGCCGGATCCTGCACGGCTACTTGCTGGCGAAGGACGTTCCCGACGTTGCCATGCCAGGCGTCCTAGCAGTGCTCGACAAGTTTGATCGCCAGCCACAGGAGGTATCCGAAGCGAAGCTCGGTGCTCTGGGGTTAGACAAAAGAGCGGTGAGTACGGTGATGGAAATTCCCAGGCACCACAGCCTCACCTCGATTAAAGCGCTTGCTGTGCCGGAAAACGAGCGGGCCGTCGCCGAATTCTTTCGGTATGCAGAATATCTCGAGGCGCTTGGGTGCAGCGAATACTTCCAGCCGGATCTATCCGTCGTTCGCGGCCTGGCGTATTACACGGGGATCGTGTTCGAGTTGTTCGACGCGAAAGGCGAGTTGCGCGCGATCTGCGGCGGCGGCCGCTACGACAATCTGCTCAAGCAGAGCGGGGGGCCGGATCTGCCTGCGTTAGGCTTTGGCATGGGCGACGTCGTGTTGGGCGAGCTGCTCCGCGCCAGGACCTTGATGCCGGCGCAGGCGGCCGGCCTCGACGTCTGGGTGGCGTTCGGCGAGTCGGCCGGGGTCAGCGACGCCATGCGCGTGTCGTCGCGGCTCCGCGCCCGTGGGTTGAGCGTCGAGTATGCGTTAGGCGGCCAGCAGTTGTCGCGCCAGCTCAAGGCGGCCGCCGCGGCGGGCGCGCGCGAGGCGGTCATCCTCGGCGCGCCCGACGTTGCGCCCGATGAGGCGACCGTCCGCCGGTTGGATGACGGGCACGAGCGCCGCGTCCGCCTCGATGAATGGATCGACGAAGCCGGGCCGGCTGCCGCGGCCCGTTCAACAACACACTCCTAA
- the proS gene encoding proline--tRNA ligase: protein MSDEKKLTPRAEDFSAWYNDVVLRAELADYSPVRGCMVIRPDGYGIWERMQRALDDMFKATGHRNAYFPLFIPESYLRREAEHVEGFAPETAVVTRGGGKELEEPLVVRPTSETIIYAMFAKWVQSYRDLPLLINQWANVVRWEMRTRLFLRTLEFLWQEGHTAHATHDEAEAEARQMLGVYRQFMESFMAMPVVTGRKTDAERFAGALRTYSCEAMMQDNKALQAGTSHNLGQNFAKVFDLKFQTESGGTDFAWNTSWGASTRLVGGLVMTHGDDSGLRVPPRLAPTEAVVVPIWRTDEEKARVLDAAHAVRADLAGRVRVHVDARDTMKPGAKYYEWELRGVPVRIELGPRDLDKSQAVVVRRDTRAKQPVALGGLAAELVTLLVTIQDDMLAAARTRREEHSVRGRITYDAFRQRMEGDGAFVYAGWCGDGACEAAIKEETKATIRVLPDEEFRSPEAPPTCLKCGRPSTGEALWARAY, encoded by the coding sequence ATGTCCGACGAGAAGAAGCTCACGCCCCGCGCCGAGGACTTCAGCGCCTGGTACAACGACGTCGTCCTCCGGGCCGAGCTCGCCGATTACTCGCCGGTGCGCGGCTGCATGGTGATCCGCCCCGACGGCTACGGCATTTGGGAGCGCATGCAGCGCGCCCTCGATGACATGTTCAAGGCGACGGGACACCGCAACGCGTACTTTCCGCTCTTCATCCCCGAGAGCTATCTCCGCCGCGAAGCCGAACACGTGGAAGGCTTCGCCCCCGAGACGGCCGTCGTCACGCGCGGCGGCGGGAAGGAGCTCGAGGAGCCGCTGGTCGTTCGCCCAACGTCCGAGACCATCATTTACGCGATGTTCGCGAAGTGGGTGCAGAGCTATCGCGATCTGCCCCTGCTCATCAACCAGTGGGCAAACGTGGTGCGCTGGGAGATGCGGACGCGGCTCTTCCTGCGCACGCTCGAGTTCCTGTGGCAGGAAGGGCACACCGCGCACGCCACGCACGACGAAGCAGAGGCCGAGGCGCGTCAGATGTTAGGCGTGTACCGGCAGTTCATGGAGTCGTTCATGGCCATGCCGGTGGTCACCGGGCGCAAGACGGACGCCGAGCGATTTGCCGGCGCGCTGCGCACGTACTCCTGCGAAGCGATGATGCAGGACAACAAAGCGCTGCAAGCCGGCACGTCGCACAACCTCGGCCAGAATTTCGCGAAGGTGTTCGACCTCAAGTTCCAGACGGAGAGCGGGGGCACCGACTTCGCATGGAACACGAGCTGGGGCGCTTCGACGCGACTGGTCGGTGGCCTGGTGATGACCCACGGCGATGATTCCGGGCTGCGCGTGCCTCCGCGCCTTGCGCCCACCGAGGCGGTGGTCGTTCCCATCTGGCGCACCGATGAAGAGAAAGCGCGCGTGCTCGACGCCGCTCATGCCGTACGCGCCGATCTCGCGGGTCGCGTGCGCGTCCACGTCGACGCGCGCGACACGATGAAACCCGGCGCCAAATACTACGAGTGGGAGCTGCGCGGCGTACCCGTACGCATCGAGCTCGGCCCCCGCGATCTGGACAAGTCGCAGGCGGTGGTCGTGCGGCGCGACACGCGAGCCAAGCAGCCGGTTGCGTTAGGCGGCTTGGCCGCCGAGCTCGTGACGCTGCTGGTCACGATCCAGGATGACATGCTTGCCGCCGCGCGCACGCGCCGTGAAGAGCACAGCGTCCGCGGCCGTATCACGTACGATGCGTTCCGGCAGCGCATGGAAGGCGACGGCGCGTTCGTGTATGCCGGATGGTGCGGCGACGGCGCGTGCGAAGCCGCGATCAAGGAGGAAACGAAAGCCACGATCCGTGTGCTGCCCGACGAAGAGTTTCGTTCGCCGGAAGCGCCTCCCACGTGTCTCAAGTGCGGCCGTCCCTCCACCGGCGAGGCGCTGTGGGCGAGAGCGTATTGA
- the lysA gene encoding diaminopimelate decarboxylase — translation MGESVLTAGFAPADGALACEGVSLETIAHEVGTPVFIYSAGAIRDAYTRLDRVLAPVPHRLHYSVKANSSLAVLALMHSLGAGVDIVSGGELYRARLAGLAGPDIVFSGVGKTEHELREALAAGILLFNIESEGELRLLDRVAGDMRLTAPVALRVNPEVSVDTPHHYTRTGERGDKFGVPYGDALAVGRLAFTLPHTRLLGLDMHIGSQVSSVDPYRDGMLRLLELVDDLRAAGAPDLRYLDIGGGLAVTYDAEDPIDLDAYAAAVLPNAAAAALKLLVEPGRYLVGNAGVLLTRVLYRKEGGGREFVITDAGMNDLLRPSHYNAYHRIDSVRPRGGRTRADIVGPVCESGDFFALGREVDDVRPGDLLAIRSAGAYGFAMSSNYNSRPRAAEVMVDGDRFAVITAREQYEDLVRRETVHPTWRTA, via the coding sequence GTGGGCGAGAGCGTATTGACCGCTGGCTTTGCTCCAGCCGACGGCGCGTTGGCGTGCGAGGGCGTGTCGCTCGAGACCATCGCGCACGAGGTAGGCACGCCGGTGTTCATCTACAGCGCCGGCGCGATCCGCGATGCGTACACGAGGCTCGATCGCGTGCTCGCGCCGGTGCCGCACCGGCTGCACTACAGCGTGAAGGCCAACTCGAGCCTCGCCGTGCTGGCGCTGATGCACTCGTTAGGCGCGGGGGTCGACATCGTCTCCGGCGGCGAGCTCTATCGTGCGCGCCTCGCCGGCCTCGCGGGACCGGACATCGTCTTCAGCGGTGTCGGCAAGACGGAGCACGAGCTTCGCGAGGCGCTCGCGGCCGGCATTCTGCTCTTCAACATCGAGTCGGAGGGCGAGCTGCGGCTGCTCGATCGCGTCGCCGGCGACATGCGGCTCACGGCGCCCGTCGCGCTCCGTGTGAATCCCGAAGTCTCCGTCGACACCCCGCACCATTACACGCGCACCGGCGAGCGCGGCGACAAGTTCGGCGTGCCCTATGGTGATGCGCTCGCCGTCGGCCGTCTCGCCTTCACGCTGCCGCATACCCGCCTGCTCGGCCTCGACATGCACATCGGGTCGCAGGTGTCGAGCGTCGATCCGTACCGCGATGGCATGCTGCGCCTGCTCGAGCTGGTGGACGACCTGCGCGCGGCGGGCGCGCCCGACTTGCGCTATCTGGACATCGGCGGCGGGCTGGCGGTGACGTACGACGCCGAAGACCCGATCGACCTCGACGCGTACGCGGCGGCCGTATTGCCTAACGCGGCGGCGGCGGCGCTCAAGCTCCTCGTCGAGCCGGGGCGCTATCTGGTGGGCAACGCGGGCGTGCTGTTGACGCGCGTGTTGTACCGCAAGGAAGGCGGCGGACGCGAGTTCGTGATCACCGACGCCGGCATGAACGACCTGCTGCGCCCGTCGCACTACAACGCCTACCACCGCATCGATTCCGTGCGGCCGCGGGGCGGACGCACGCGCGCCGACATCGTCGGCCCCGTGTGCGAGAGCGGCGACTTCTTTGCGTTAGGCAGGGAGGTGGACGACGTGCGGCCGGGCGACCTCCTGGCCATCCGGTCGGCGGGCGCGTACGGGTTCGCGATGTCGTCCAATTACAACTCCCGGCCGCGTGCCGCCGAGGTGATGGTGGATGGCGACCGGTTCGCGGTGATCACGGCACGGGAGCAGTACGAGGACCTGGTTCGGCGCGAGACGGTCCACCCGACGTGGAGGACAGCGTGA
- a CDS encoding YfcE family phosphodiesterase produces MLVGVLADTHDRLPAIAEFTKRFREAGVGLVLHAGDFCASWSLRPIIAANLALAGVYGRNDGDREGLRAEAAKGMGTEIYEGPHSVEVNGARILLVHDIGDVSDRSVSGHSVVIHGYTHKCRREVTGDTLLLNPGEACGWLYGTPGAALLDLDTKEVTFITLEGEQWRW; encoded by the coding sequence ATGCTCGTGGGCGTGCTGGCGGATACACACGATCGCCTGCCGGCGATCGCCGAGTTTACCAAGCGGTTCCGCGAGGCCGGTGTGGGCCTCGTGCTCCATGCCGGCGACTTCTGCGCCTCGTGGTCGTTGCGTCCCATCATCGCCGCCAACCTCGCGTTGGCGGGCGTGTACGGCCGCAACGACGGAGACCGCGAAGGCCTGCGCGCCGAAGCGGCCAAGGGCATGGGCACCGAGATCTACGAGGGACCGCACAGCGTCGAGGTGAACGGCGCGCGCATCTTGCTCGTGCACGACATCGGCGACGTGAGCGACCGCTCGGTGAGCGGACATTCCGTGGTGATCCACGGGTACACCCACAAGTGCCGCCGCGAGGTGACGGGAGACACGCTGCTGCTCAACCCGGGCGAAGCGTGCGGCTGGTTGTACGGTACGCCCGGCGCCGCGCTCCTCGACTTGGACACCAAAGAGGTCACGTTCATCACGCTCGAGGGCGAGCAGTGGCGCTGGTGA
- the guaA gene encoding glutamine-hydrolyzing GMP synthase — MTQPGASRILVLDYGSQFTQLIARRIREARVYCEIHPPTRTIDWIRDWHPTGIILSGGPASVYGDDVPTADPALLEIAPVLGICYGMMLIAQLEGGSVSRAGRREYGRAELEILEPEGVFAGFARGEEITVWASHGDYVETPPPGFEVIARSANAPIAGIRHRSRPISGVLFHPEVQHTPRGGEIIANFLFNVCKAEPGWTTGAFIEEEVARIRDRVGSARAICGLSGGVDSSVAAALVHRAIGDRLTCIFVDHGLLRLHEREQVERTFRANLGIDLVTVDAADRFLTELSGVDDPEEKRRRIGHTFIDVFEDAAAQVGTGVEFLVQGTLYPDVIESISPRGGPSVTIKTHHNVGGLKPGMSFKLIEPLRELFKDEVRQVGRELGLPEEMVGRHPFPGPGLAIRILSDVTRQKLEVLRKADAIYLEGIREAGLYDDIWQAFAVLLPVRSVGVMGDARTYDNAVALRAVTSSDGMTADWFPFPPDVLANISSRIINEVDGVNRVVYDVSSKPPATIEWE, encoded by the coding sequence ATGACGCAGCCCGGCGCATCGCGCATTCTCGTTCTCGATTACGGGTCGCAGTTCACGCAGCTCATAGCGCGGCGCATTCGCGAAGCGCGCGTCTACTGCGAGATCCATCCGCCGACGCGCACGATCGACTGGATCCGGGACTGGCATCCGACCGGCATCATCCTGAGCGGGGGGCCGGCCTCGGTGTACGGCGACGACGTGCCGACCGCCGACCCCGCGCTCCTCGAGATCGCGCCGGTCCTCGGTATCTGCTACGGGATGATGCTCATCGCCCAACTGGAGGGCGGCAGCGTGTCGCGGGCCGGCCGGCGAGAATACGGTCGCGCCGAGCTCGAGATTCTCGAGCCCGAAGGCGTGTTCGCGGGATTCGCGCGCGGCGAGGAGATCACGGTATGGGCGAGCCACGGCGACTACGTGGAAACCCCGCCGCCTGGTTTCGAAGTGATCGCGCGCAGCGCGAACGCACCGATCGCCGGTATTCGTCATAGGTCCCGTCCGATCTCGGGTGTGTTGTTCCACCCCGAAGTGCAGCACACGCCGCGCGGTGGCGAGATCATCGCGAACTTCCTCTTCAATGTCTGCAAGGCCGAGCCGGGTTGGACGACCGGCGCATTCATCGAGGAAGAAGTGGCGCGGATCCGCGACCGCGTCGGCTCGGCGCGGGCGATCTGCGGGCTCTCGGGCGGCGTCGATTCGTCGGTGGCGGCGGCGCTCGTGCACCGCGCGATCGGCGACCGGCTCACGTGCATCTTCGTCGATCACGGTCTGTTGCGCCTGCACGAGCGGGAGCAGGTGGAGCGTACGTTCCGCGCGAACCTGGGCATCGACCTGGTGACGGTGGACGCCGCCGACAGATTCCTAACGGAGCTGTCGGGCGTCGACGACCCGGAGGAGAAGCGGCGGCGCATCGGTCACACGTTCATCGACGTGTTCGAGGACGCCGCGGCGCAGGTGGGCACAGGCGTGGAGTTCCTGGTGCAGGGCACGCTCTACCCCGATGTGATCGAATCCATCTCGCCGCGCGGCGGTCCATCGGTGACGATCAAAACGCACCACAACGTGGGCGGCCTCAAGCCGGGGATGTCGTTCAAGCTGATCGAGCCGCTGCGCGAGTTGTTCAAGGACGAGGTGCGCCAGGTGGGCAGGGAGTTAGGCCTGCCGGAAGAAATGGTTGGGCGGCACCCCTTCCCGGGCCCGGGCCTCGCCATCCGGATCTTGAGCGATGTCACGCGCCAGAAGCTCGAGGTGCTCCGTAAGGCAGACGCGATCTACCTCGAGGGAATTCGCGAAGCCGGACTCTACGACGACATCTGGCAAGCGTTCGCCGTGCTCCTGCCCGTGCGCAGCGTGGGTGTAATGGGCGATGCGCGCACGTACGACAACGCCGTCGCGCTCCGGGCGGTGACGAGCTCCGATGGTATGACAGCCGACTGGTTCCCGTTCCCGCCGGACGTGCTGGCCAACATCTCGAGCCGCATCATCAATGAAGTCGATGGCGTGAACCGCGTGGTGTACGACGTGAGCTCGAAACCGCCGGCGACCATCGAATGGGAATGA